In Acidobacteriota bacterium, the following proteins share a genomic window:
- a CDS encoding DUF2318 domain-containing protein: MFESFVIMLREGVEAALVIDILLVVLRQSGRRHLERPVFLGLGLAVVASIAAAVALRLLPINGEAYEGVLYWVSAAFVGTMMWWVHRNARKFKSQVEQRVRQAAQASPERSIQEMWGLGAFAFLMVFREGAETVLLLSAVNLTTEAMFSFIGTLLGLVGAVVFGVMFVRGSLHVNLRRFFTVTEWVLAIFVAQLVINGYHEFSEAGVLPATQRSMALVGPIVRHNSLFILAIVAIPLWVWISGLKKPALVTEGLAEAERRLALARAARERFYGYGAILSALIVLASVTVVYAREAMPKKLPPPEPIHAENGFVTVELSALEDGKLHRYGFASGNRTVRFLALKTADGKIHTALDACEICGAFGYLQEGPNLICLNCVAEINPLTVGQAGGCNPVPLEGELSATAINVRVTTLEKEAHRFPAMEQTGLTAIDPICGMMVNMNEAAAFETVNGKTYYFCRAKCRDLFREKNKESHR; this comes from the coding sequence ATGTTTGAATCCTTTGTCATCATGTTGCGCGAGGGCGTCGAGGCGGCGCTCGTCATCGACATTCTCCTTGTCGTGCTTCGTCAGTCGGGTCGGCGGCACTTGGAGCGGCCCGTGTTCTTGGGGCTCGGTCTGGCCGTTGTCGCCAGCATTGCCGCAGCCGTGGCTCTGCGGCTGTTACCGATCAATGGAGAAGCTTACGAGGGTGTGCTCTATTGGGTTTCGGCAGCGTTCGTCGGGACGATGATGTGGTGGGTGCATCGCAATGCCCGCAAATTCAAGTCGCAAGTCGAGCAGCGCGTGCGGCAGGCCGCTCAGGCCTCACCGGAACGCAGCATTCAAGAGATGTGGGGCTTGGGTGCGTTTGCCTTCCTGATGGTGTTCCGCGAAGGTGCGGAGACGGTATTGCTTCTCAGCGCGGTCAATCTCACGACCGAGGCGATGTTCAGCTTCATCGGCACGTTGCTGGGCCTCGTGGGCGCAGTCGTCTTCGGAGTGATGTTCGTGCGCGGCAGCTTGCACGTGAATCTGCGGCGGTTCTTCACCGTGACCGAATGGGTGCTGGCCATTTTCGTCGCACAACTTGTTATCAACGGCTATCACGAGTTCTCCGAAGCGGGTGTTCTTCCCGCCACGCAGCGAAGCATGGCACTCGTCGGCCCAATTGTTCGCCACAACTCACTCTTCATCCTCGCCATCGTAGCGATCCCGCTGTGGGTTTGGATCTCCGGGTTAAAGAAACCTGCGCTGGTGACGGAAGGATTGGCAGAAGCCGAACGGCGGCTGGCCTTGGCGCGGGCGGCCCGCGAGCGGTTCTACGGCTACGGCGCGATCTTGAGCGCGCTCATCGTGCTCGCATCGGTCACGGTGGTTTACGCGCGCGAAGCGATGCCGAAAAAACTGCCTCCGCCAGAACCAATCCACGCCGAGAATGGTTTCGTGACCGTTGAACTGTCCGCGCTCGAAGACGGCAAGCTGCATCGCTACGGCTTCGCGAGCGGCAATCGGACCGTGCGATTTCTGGCACTGAAAACCGCCGATGGCAAAATCCACACCGCTCTCGACGCGTGCGAAATCTGTGGCGCGTTCGGCTACTTGCAAGAAGGCCCGAATCTCATTTGCCTGAACTGCGTTGCAGAGATCAATCCCCTCACGGTTGGTCAGGCTGGCGGATGCAACCCTGTTCCATTGGAGGGTGAGTTGTCAGCGACTGCGATCAACGTGCGCGTGACCACGCTGGAGAAGGAGGCGCACCGCTTTCCGGCAATGGAGCAGACCGGCCTTACGGCCATTGATCCAATCTGTGGAATGATGGTGAACATGAACGAAGCCGCCGCGTTCGAGACGGTCAACGGCAAGACTTACTATTTTTGCCGGGCAAAATGCCGGGATTTGTTCCGCGAGAAAAACAAGGAGTCCCACCGCTGA
- a CDS encoding FtsX-like permease family protein, with product MATNRRGMLATMVVRSLLNNARISAWTLITLAMCAALVTLFTTAAFEVGRKMSAALRQVGANAVAYPANAAQTDWSAFTNVAHAHGASVAQLAVRVGMIKGNPVAVVAADPEALRQLTPYWAVTGQRAAGAKECVVGRRAATTLELKTGQPVSIEWPGESKSSQFTVAGIMETGDEDDDRVFVTGPLEQTEFRYALLSVAGGENQIDRMAQALTASSANVEIKPLRQILRGEEHVLEKVNLLCVVSLWTVLVLTALGVSASMLARVIERRKEFALLQALGAKRRSVIGFLLAESAALGLAAAVIGFGIGTALAALVSRQIFHAVITPHGTAGLAALGTTTLVALLAGGIACVRALRFQPATALRGE from the coding sequence ATGGCAACTAACCGGCGCGGGATGCTGGCGACAATGGTAGTGCGTTCGCTGCTGAACAACGCGCGCATTTCCGCCTGGACACTCATTACACTGGCCATGTGCGCTGCGCTGGTCACGTTGTTCACCACCGCCGCGTTTGAAGTGGGCCGAAAAATGAGCGCCGCGTTACGCCAGGTCGGCGCAAACGCCGTGGCCTATCCCGCCAACGCAGCACAAACCGACTGGAGTGCGTTTACGAACGTCGCGCACGCTCACGGGGCGAGCGTGGCGCAGTTGGCGGTGCGCGTCGGGATGATCAAAGGCAATCCTGTGGCTGTCGTCGCAGCCGACCCGGAAGCATTGCGCCAGCTTACGCCTTATTGGGCGGTGACCGGCCAGCGGGCAGCGGGCGCAAAAGAATGTGTGGTCGGACGCCGCGCCGCAACCACGCTGGAATTGAAGACCGGGCAGCCAGTGTCAATTGAATGGCCGGGAGAATCAAAGTCGTCGCAGTTTACCGTCGCGGGCATTATGGAAACCGGAGATGAAGACGATGACCGCGTGTTTGTGACCGGGCCGTTGGAGCAAACCGAATTTCGTTACGCGCTGTTGTCCGTGGCCGGCGGCGAAAATCAGATTGACCGGATGGCGCAAGCGTTGACTGCGTCCAGCGCCAACGTCGAGATCAAGCCATTGCGGCAGATTCTGCGCGGCGAGGAGCATGTGCTGGAAAAAGTAAACCTGCTGTGCGTCGTGAGTCTTTGGACCGTGCTGGTGCTCACCGCGCTGGGGGTTTCCGCTTCGATGCTGGCGCGCGTGATCGAACGGCGGAAGGAGTTTGCTCTCTTGCAAGCATTGGGTGCAAAGAGGCGCTCGGTAATTGGCTTTCTGTTGGCTGAAAGCGCCGCGCTGGGATTAGCAGCAGCCGTCATTGGTTTCGGCATCGGCACAGCTTTGGCCGCGCTCGTGTCGCGACAGATTTTTCACGCCGTCATCACGCCGCACGGCACGGCAGGACTAGCCGCGCTCGGAACAACCACGCTTGTCGCTTTGCTGGCGGGAGGCATCGCTTGCGTGCGCGCCCTGCGCTTTCAACCCGCAACCGCTTTGAGAGGAGAATGA
- a CDS encoding P-II family nitrogen regulator yields MKEVKAIIKPIMLETVLDALREIKGLPAVTISQAHSLSEGHGAFDQIAKTRLEIILPDNLAETVVRAVQKAAHTGLVDDGCIVVTPIEQTMDVRTGASLEEGQ; encoded by the coding sequence ATGAAAGAAGTCAAAGCCATCATCAAACCGATCATGCTTGAGACCGTCCTTGATGCTTTGCGTGAAATCAAAGGCTTGCCTGCGGTGACAATTTCCCAAGCGCACAGTCTTTCCGAGGGCCACGGCGCATTCGACCAGATCGCCAAAACCAGGCTGGAAATCATTTTACCGGATAATCTGGCAGAGACGGTCGTCCGAGCCGTCCAGAAGGCCGCGCACACAGGCCTTGTTGACGACGGGTGCATCGTTGTCACTCCCATTGAGCAGACGATGGATGTTCGCACGGGAGCTTCCCTCGAAGAAGGGCAATGA
- a CDS encoding ABC transporter permease: protein MFYRMLMESLMRRGSRKLLAAVAVWIGVTLVVALLALSLDVGDKMNRELRSFGANIKLEPASAAIPVRVGGHELAAAVQPAFLQETQLVALKSLFWANNILGVSPRLWAKANVHDRERPLLGVRLENRPLAWQLTGVWPSSADECLLGADLARELHLATGQTIRVGDATLRIVGVVSTGDSEDTAVIAALPTVQRIAGLEGKISEAEISALTTPENKLAEKYRLDPKALTSAEYERWFCTPYPGSIAADIQKAVPGSAARVVRRVSESQGVVLTRIQGLVLLLGLLALMACTLSTMGVLTSAVLERRTEVALMRAIGAHGENILRLFLTEASLLGLAGGTVAAATGSWLGAWLVHAVFGSQTETHAALWLLSPMLGLITALAGSALPVAHTLNQNTAEVLHGN from the coding sequence ATGTTTTACCGGATGCTCATGGAATCGCTGATGCGGCGCGGCTCGCGCAAGCTGCTCGCCGCAGTGGCAGTGTGGATTGGCGTGACGCTCGTCGTCGCACTGCTCGCGTTGAGTCTTGATGTCGGCGACAAGATGAATCGCGAGTTGCGCTCCTTCGGCGCGAACATCAAGCTTGAACCCGCCAGCGCCGCCATTCCTGTGCGCGTTGGCGGTCACGAACTGGCGGCAGCGGTCCAACCGGCTTTCTTGCAGGAAACGCAACTCGTCGCGCTGAAATCGCTCTTTTGGGCTAACAACATCCTCGGCGTGTCTCCGCGCCTGTGGGCAAAGGCAAACGTGCATGATCGTGAGCGTCCGCTGCTCGGTGTAAGGCTGGAAAACCGCCCGCTCGCGTGGCAACTCACCGGCGTATGGCCATCCAGCGCGGATGAATGCTTGCTCGGCGCTGACCTCGCCCGCGAACTCCATCTGGCCACCGGGCAAACCATCCGAGTTGGCGATGCAACATTGCGAATCGTCGGTGTTGTCTCCACGGGCGATTCAGAAGACACCGCCGTCATCGCCGCGCTGCCGACGGTGCAGCGCATTGCCGGACTCGAAGGCAAAATTTCCGAAGCGGAAATCAGCGCATTGACCACGCCCGAAAACAAGCTGGCCGAGAAATACCGGCTCGACCCGAAGGCGCTCACGTCGGCGGAATACGAGCGGTGGTTTTGCACGCCGTATCCCGGCTCGATCGCAGCGGACATCCAGAAGGCCGTGCCCGGTTCAGCCGCGCGAGTGGTGCGCCGCGTCTCCGAATCGCAAGGTGTCGTCCTGACGCGGATTCAGGGGCTGGTGTTGCTGTTGGGATTGCTGGCACTGATGGCTTGCACGTTGAGCACGATGGGCGTGTTGACTTCAGCGGTCCTGGAACGCCGCACCGAAGTGGCGCTGATGCGGGCCATCGGCGCGCACGGGGAAAACATTTTACGGCTGTTTCTGACCGAAGCGAGCTTGCTGGGACTGGCGGGCGGCACGGTCGCAGCCGCGACCGGTTCGTGGCTCGGCGCGTGGTTGGTCCATGCTGTATTTGGCAGCCAGACGGAGACCCACGCGGCGTTGTGGCTGCTCTCTCCAATGCTCGGCTTGATCACGGCTCTGGCAGGGAGTGCGCTGCCCGTTGCGCACACTTTGAATCAAAACACAGCGGAGGTGCTTCATGGCAACTAA
- a CDS encoding ABC transporter ATP-binding protein — MNMNTVAITLENATRAYPGGVCALDGVSVQIALGEWVSLIGPSGSGKTTFLNLLDGLDRPTSGRVVVLERETTQFASDEMTTFRRENIGLIFQQFHLIPYLTALENVMLAQYYHSLADKEQAARALEAVQMTHRTSHLPSQLSGGEQQRVCIARALINDPKIILADEPTANLDEANEEKVIEIFHALHQRGKTIVVATHDPGLGNLAQRKILLRHGRVVAEYRNDGVAAAINCPTDLRERATHKSDACPNCGMNLFKKHEHQQVI, encoded by the coding sequence ATGAACATGAACACTGTCGCGATTACTCTGGAAAACGCAACCCGCGCCTATCCGGGCGGCGTGTGCGCGCTCGACGGCGTGTCCGTTCAAATCGCATTGGGCGAGTGGGTGTCGTTAATCGGTCCGTCCGGCTCAGGCAAAACGACCTTTCTCAACTTGCTGGATGGCTTGGATCGCCCGACCAGCGGTCGTGTCGTAGTGTTGGAACGCGAAACAACTCAATTTGCTTCCGACGAGATGACGACCTTTCGACGTGAAAACATCGGCCTCATCTTCCAGCAGTTTCACCTCATCCCCTATCTGACCGCGCTCGAAAACGTGATGTTGGCGCAGTATTACCATTCACTCGCCGACAAGGAGCAAGCCGCGCGCGCGCTGGAAGCGGTGCAAATGACGCATCGCACCAGCCACCTGCCGTCGCAACTTTCGGGCGGCGAACAGCAGCGCGTATGCATCGCCCGCGCGCTGATCAACGACCCGAAAATCATCCTTGCCGACGAACCTACAGCCAATCTCGATGAGGCGAATGAGGAAAAGGTGATTGAGATCTTCCACGCCCTTCACCAGCGGGGTAAAACCATCGTCGTCGCCACGCACGACCCGGGTCTCGGCAACCTGGCCCAACGAAAAATTCTGCTGCGTCACGGCCGTGTCGTCGCCGAATATCGAAATGATGGAGTTGCTGCCGCGATAAATTGTCCAACGGACTTGCGTGAGAGAGCGACGCACAAATCAGACGCGTGCCCAAACTGCG